The nucleotide sequence TATGGTAAAATTATTTTTTAACACATGAAATATAAGATTATCTTGTATATTTGAATGAAAGTACAATATACAAAATAATTTTATATGAAAATCATTTAATGAAGATATTAATGAGTATATATCAAATAATTTTATATTTTCATTTATAATAAGTGAGAAGAAATTAAGTGAGTTAAGTAAGTGAATAGATTTTATAAAGTTTGAATCATTTAATATTTTTTTAAATTCTTCAAGTATTTTCTGATTAGATAATTTTGTAATTAGGTTAAAGTCATGTTTAAGAGCAAGTAGAGTTTTAAATTCTATATTAAAATTTAGTTTTGATTTAAATCTAATGCACCTTAGCATTCTTAGAGGATCTTCTTTAAACCTTACATTATGATCCCCAATTAATCTAATTAGTTTATTTTTTATGTCATGTATTCCAGAATTTGGATCTATTAGTTTATTTCCATCATAGTAAATTGAATTGATTGTAAAATCACGCCTTAATGAATCAATTTGAGGAGAGTCTATAAATTCTATATGATTTGCATGCCTAAAATCCAAATAATCTTTTTCAATTCTAAGTGTTGTTATTTCAAACCAATCTCCTTTAAAGTAAATTTTTATACATCCAAATCGTTCCCCTATATCTATATGTTTTTTAAATATTGATTTTATATGTTTTGGGTGGGCATTTGTGCATAAATCAACTTCACAAACTTTTATATTTACTAAATAATTTCTTATAGCACCCCCTACAACGTAACATTTAAAATTATTTTTACTAAATATATTAATTAGTTCCTTTACTTTGTAATTAAAAAATTTTTTCATAATATTATATTAATTTTTAAAACCTTCCATTTTTATATAAAATACTTTAATATAATAATATTATAAAAAATCGAGGTGTTAAATGAAAGATCATATAAATATAAAGGATTTTAAATTAGGGCAGAGAATTCAGGGAGTATACCTTATTAGAAGTATAAATGTAAAACTTACAAATTCTAGTAACAAAAAGTATTTAGATATTAATTTTTCAGATAAAACAGGGAATATTAATGCTAAACTTTGGGATTTGAAAGATGATTATAATAATGAATTTAAAGAAAATAGTTTAGTTAGAGTAAAAGGATGTGTTTTAAGTTGGCAAGGTGTTATGCAACTTAAAATTGAGAATTTATCAAATGATTTTGAAAGAGAAGATGTGAATATTGATGACTATGTACAATGTGCTCCTATGGATTCAAACTATATGTTTGATGAACTTTATAATTTAATATCTTTATTTAAACAAAAGGAAATAAAACTTGTTTTATTATCCGTACTCGATATAAAAAAGGATAAACTTTTATATTATCCAGCAGCTAAAAGTAATCATCATTCAATAAAAGGAGGACTTTTATATCACATATTAAGTATGATAAAACTCGGTGAGGGTATGTGCTCACTTTATCCTTTTGTTAACAAAGAGTTATTGTTTGCAGGAATAGTACTTCATGATATTGAAAAAACTGAGGAGATGGATTCAAATGAATTAGGAATAGTTAGTACATATACAGCAGAGGGTCAAATGCTTTCACATTTAATACAGGGAATAACACTTGTAGATAGGGTTTGTAATAATTTAAATATATCTAGTGAGGTTAGAATGTTACTTCAGCATATGATATTGTCACATCATTATGAACCTGAATATGGAAGTCCTATAAAACCTATGATAATTGAAGCAGAACTTTTGCATTATATAGATGTCATAGATGCAAGGATGTATGATATGAAAAAGATTATAGATAATATAAATGAGGGAGATTTTTCAGATAGGATATTCTCTTTAAATAGTCGGAGGATATATAAACCTAGGAAATTATTAGAGGAGTAGATTATGAAAAAAGAAGATAGTTTTTTAAGTACTCTGTATATTTCTACGTTTGATTTTAAGAAGTATACAGTATTTTTGGGTATGAAACCTTCTAAAGTGGTTTTAAATAGAATTATATTTGTGTTATGCATAAGCATATTTTATTTTATATCTTTTCATAAAAATATAAAGCAGGTTGAGGAATTTAATGCAACTAAGCAATCGATATTTGAGGATATTAGTTATGCAAATGGAAGTTTAAATATAAAAAATTCGCCTGTGACTTTTAAATCAAGTGTATTTAAGGATAATAGTTTTCTTTTAGTTGGGGATACAAGAGATGAATTTAATATAAATAATGTTAGTGATTATAGTTATCATAGGGATGCTATAGTTTTAACAAAAGATTATATGATAGTTAAAAGCAGACTTCGAGAAACTACATTTAAATATTCAGACTTTGAAGCGTTAGGTATAATACCAAAAGATATGGCTATAAATAAAGATATGTTTTTTAGTTTGATTGATATTGGAACAAAAATCTTAAAGTATATATCATACGTAATTTTTCCTCTAAGTAAGATTTTTGATTATTTTTTGTATGGATTTATTATTTCATTATTTGCGTTTTTATGTGGATATATAATAAGGTTTAGAGCAAGTTTTGGAAGTATTTATAAAATGATTTTATTTGCCCAAACACTACCTTATTTGATTATTTCTATCTTTGATATAATTAGTGAAATAAATGGAATTAAAGTTATATTTCCACTACATATTTTAGAGATATTAACTTTGTTTATATTTTTAAGGAGTACATACTTAATAAAGAAAGATGCTTTAACAAAGTATCTCAAAAAATAATAATAAATAATTTAATTGAAAAACATAATAAGTTTTGATATAATCAAATTATTGTGCACAGGTAGCTCAGTTGGATAGAGTAGCTGGCTACGAACCAGTTGGTCGGGGGTTCGAATCCTCTCCTGTGTGCCATAGTATACCATCTATTGATGAAGTTATTTTATCAGTAGGTGGTTTTTTAATATATAAATGTTAAGGAGATATTTAAATTGTCAAAATGATAGCTCAGAAAATATAGTATTAAAATTATATTTTAAAATTTTAGGAGGATAAAATTATGGTAAAACCTTTTATAACGTTTAAAGGAAATGCAAATGAGGCTATTAACTTCTATGAGGAGGTATTTAATGGCACAGATAAGAAGGTAATGTATTACGGAGATATGCCAAGTGATCCTGAGTTTAAAATAGATGAGAATAAAAAGAATTGGGTGCTTCATGGAACGCTTAATATTTGTGGATCAGAGATTATGTTTTCTGATACAGATGAGAGTTTACATAATGAAAATACTTTTAACCCTTCTTGTATGATTTCTATTGCTGTTGATTTTAAAAGTGAAGATGAGATACGTTCAGCTTATGAAAAGCTTAAAGAGGGTGGATATGTTATGATGGAGCTTTCTCCTCAATTTTTTGCAGGACTCTATGCTTGGGTTTCTGACAAATTTGGGGTAACTTGGCAAATGACATATAGTACTCATTAATGATATTTGTAGGAAGATATGTCTAAAAAGAGGGGTAAAAATAATACAGCTTATACAGTCGAAAATGGCGAGATCGATGATTGTCTTATGTTCACTCTCGACATAGCACTGCGCAATCTTGCTATCGTTGACTTTCGTTTTTTACGTCAGATAATCTATGGTGTAGGTTTTTTGCAGAGGGTCATCGACTTTGTACTTATCGTTTGGAATTATCTGCTTGATCGTCGTGGTGTTACACTTTGGCTTGTTTACCGGTGACGCCAATCGGATGATGGACACTGGAATGTCAAGTACATGGTTATTTGCCGATAGAAAACAGAAAATATCGTATTATTTTGCCGTTAATGAAATCTCCTGACCATTGCTTATAATTTTTCTGCGGCAAGGTTTATTTCAAGTCCGGGAAATGATATTATCGGCTCATCTCGAAGTTCTAACTTTTCCAAATCAGGGTGGCGTGACCAAAAAAGATAAAATATCTTCAAATGCCGAACTGTCACGCTCTGTTAACTTTAATATAATGATTCGTCTGATAGTACCACCTCCTTGATGATTACCATTTTTAGAATCTAATCCTATGCTTATTCCTCGATATTGATTTGCTGATCCTAATAGAGTTTGTTACTCATAATTTCAGGACTTTCCCCAATAAAGGCTTTTGCTGCTTCTTCATCGCCCTGAAGCTGCCACATAAACCATGCGGTCAAGCCACCCGCTTATACATCATATCACCATGTGTCATGCCAACTCTTCTAGCCATAACTTTGGGTGAAGTAATTTTATTGTACATCTTATTAATTTCAGCTATTGGGATAACAATTTTGGTTTCAAAATCACCGCTGGTTCCGGCAAGCATTAGAATAGGACAATTTGTCTTCGCGGAATCGTAGGGATAGTCTGTTGTATGTTCAGCGGTTTTTTCGCTTATAGGAGAAAGCAGCATAGCAGTTTTGAATGACTTTCTTCAAACATAGTAATCGCACGCAGAGTTGCAGCAACGCCCTGAGAAAATCCTGTAATGCATATATTCTCTACATCAATTTTGTCGTAGAAAATACTGTCCTTGTTTTCATTTTCTCCGAGAATATAGTTCAGCGTTTTGATTGTCGTTTCGCCCTTGTCTGTCCCTTTGTCCTGCGTTCCTACAACAATAAATCACCAAGAAGCTAATTGGCTCAAATTCAGGATCATACTTTGTTGCTTTGAATCCTGTACCGTTTATCACAAGTATAATCGGATATTAGTTATCGGTTGTTTCAAGCTCACTCGGATAATAAATTGTGTATTTTTTGATTGGATCTTCTGCTTTCACAGTTTCCTTCGAGGTTTCATATGTACCGTTTTGTAGATACTTTTTTTCTATTTCCTTG is from Candidatus Arthromitus sp. SFB-rat-Yit and encodes:
- a CDS encoding CCA tRNA nucleotidyltransferase, giving the protein MKKFFNYKVKELINIFSKNNFKCYVVGGAIRNYLVNIKVCEVDLCTNAHPKHIKSIFKKHIDIGERFGCIKIYFKGDWFEITTLRIEKDYLDFRHANHIEFIDSPQIDSLRRDFTINSIYYDGNKLIDPNSGIHDIKNKLIRLIGDHNVRFKEDPLRMLRCIRFKSKLNFNIEFKTLLALKHDFNLITKLSNQKILEEFKKILNDSNFIKSIHLLNSLNFFSLIINENIKLFDIYSLISSLNDFHIKLFCILYFHSNIQDNLIFHVLKNNFTINKKNLNEVKKIHSYIKIFKNDKIFIKKMVQKESYKTSLNIILILSNYIDKNISKKFYKLLWGYEPLKFKHIAINTQNFVKNKKDVIKYNNYLITLLHIKPSLNKYKTLKHLINNFKP
- a CDS encoding 3'-5' exoribonuclease YhaM family protein; this translates as MKDHINIKDFKLGQRIQGVYLIRSINVKLTNSSNKKYLDINFSDKTGNINAKLWDLKDDYNNEFKENSLVRVKGCVLSWQGVMQLKIENLSNDFEREDVNIDDYVQCAPMDSNYMFDELYNLISLFKQKEIKLVLLSVLDIKKDKLLYYPAAKSNHHSIKGGLLYHILSMIKLGEGMCSLYPFVNKELLFAGIVLHDIEKTEEMDSNELGIVSTYTAEGQMLSHLIQGITLVDRVCNNLNISSEVRMLLQHMILSHHYEPEYGSPIKPMIIEAELLHYIDVIDARMYDMKKIIDNINEGDFSDRIFSLNSRRIYKPRKLLEE
- a CDS encoding DUF1189 family protein codes for the protein MKKEDSFLSTLYISTFDFKKYTVFLGMKPSKVVLNRIIFVLCISIFYFISFHKNIKQVEEFNATKQSIFEDISYANGSLNIKNSPVTFKSSVFKDNSFLLVGDTRDEFNINNVSDYSYHRDAIVLTKDYMIVKSRLRETTFKYSDFEALGIIPKDMAINKDMFFSLIDIGTKILKYISYVIFPLSKIFDYFLYGFIISLFAFLCGYIIRFRASFGSIYKMILFAQTLPYLIISIFDIISEINGIKVIFPLHILEILTLFIFLRSTYLIKKDALTKYLKK
- a CDS encoding VOC family protein, with product MVKPFITFKGNANEAINFYEEVFNGTDKKVMYYGDMPSDPEFKIDENKKNWVLHGTLNICGSEIMFSDTDESLHNENTFNPSCMISIAVDFKSEDEIRSAYEKLKEGGYVMMELSPQFFAGLYAWVSDKFGVTWQMTYSTH